From one Streptomyces sp. NBC_01478 genomic stretch:
- a CDS encoding lipid-transfer protein has product MAGLKDATAIVGIGQTSFAKQLPEDERTLACRAVLAALDDAGISPSEVDALASYTMEETDEVELAKAVGFGDLTFFSKVGYGGGGSCATVAHLATAIAAGQATVGVAWRSRKRGSGARPWTDTTRQLPTPAQWTRPFGLLRPADEIAMLTRRYMYEYGATRDHLFNVALACRNRANQNPAAIMYDRPLTREMYMTSRWISEPLCLFDNCLETDGALACVVVSRERARDCRRTPVYVHSAAQGLPAQHHGMVNYWNDDPLTGPAWTAARHLWKHADFTPQDVDVAQIYDAFTALVPLSLEGYGFCGRGEGGAFTEGGALEIGGRLPLNTGGGGLSEAYVHGFNLINEGVRQLRGTSTAQVPDAATCLVTAGEGVPTSALLLTK; this is encoded by the coding sequence ATGGCCGGACTGAAGGACGCGACCGCGATCGTCGGCATCGGACAGACCTCCTTCGCCAAGCAACTCCCCGAGGACGAACGGACCCTGGCCTGTCGCGCCGTACTCGCCGCCCTCGACGACGCGGGCATCTCCCCCAGCGAGGTCGACGCCCTCGCCTCCTACACGATGGAGGAGACCGACGAGGTCGAGCTGGCGAAGGCGGTCGGCTTCGGGGACCTGACCTTCTTCAGCAAGGTGGGGTATGGGGGCGGGGGTTCATGTGCGACTGTCGCCCACCTCGCCACCGCCATCGCCGCCGGGCAGGCGACGGTGGGTGTGGCCTGGCGGTCCCGGAAGCGGGGCAGCGGGGCGAGACCCTGGACCGACACGACCCGCCAACTCCCCACGCCCGCCCAGTGGACCCGCCCTTTCGGGCTCCTCCGCCCGGCCGACGAGATCGCCATGCTCACCCGCCGCTACATGTACGAGTACGGCGCGACCCGCGACCACCTCTTCAACGTGGCCCTCGCCTGCCGGAACAGGGCCAATCAGAATCCGGCGGCCATCATGTACGACCGCCCCCTCACCCGCGAGATGTACATGACCTCCCGCTGGATCAGCGAACCCCTCTGCCTCTTCGACAACTGCCTTGAGACGGACGGGGCGTTGGCCTGCGTGGTCGTCTCCCGCGAGCGCGCCCGCGACTGCCGGCGCACCCCCGTGTACGTCCACTCCGCCGCCCAGGGCCTCCCCGCCCAGCACCACGGCATGGTCAACTACTGGAACGACGACCCGCTCACCGGGCCCGCCTGGACCGCCGCCCGACACCTGTGGAAACACGCCGACTTCACCCCGCAGGACGTCGATGTCGCCCAGATCTACGACGCGTTCACCGCCCTCGTCCCGCTCTCCCTGGAGGGCTACGGCTTCTGCGGGCGCGGCGAAGGCGGTGCCTTCACGGAAGGGGGCGCCCTGGAGATCGGCGGCCGGCTCCCCCTCAACACCGGCGGTGGCGGGCTCTCCGAGGCGTACGTCCACGGCTTCAACCTGATCAACGAGGGCGTACGGCAGTTGCGCGGCACCAGCACCGCCCAGGTCCCGGACGCCGCCACCTGTCTGGTGACGGCGGGCGAGGGCGTCCCCACCTCAGCCCTGCTGCTCACGAAGTGA
- a CDS encoding Zn-ribbon domain-containing OB-fold protein — MLTPLTDADGAPFWQYAREGQLRVQTCADCAEPRFPPRPCCPHCQSFASEWREVSGRGRVWSYVFPHPPLLPDYAAVAPYNVIVVELVDAPRIRLVGNLVGEAGAAINSLSPNRIRIGARVQVVFGADGLPQWVLERP; from the coding sequence ATGCTCACTCCGCTCACCGACGCCGACGGCGCCCCCTTCTGGCAGTACGCCCGCGAGGGCCAACTCCGCGTCCAGACCTGCGCCGACTGCGCCGAGCCCCGCTTCCCGCCCCGCCCCTGCTGCCCGCACTGCCAGTCCTTCGCGAGCGAGTGGCGGGAGGTGAGCGGGCGCGGGCGGGTGTGGTCGTACGTCTTCCCGCACCCCCCGCTCCTGCCCGACTACGCGGCCGTCGCGCCGTACAACGTGATCGTGGTCGAGCTGGTCGACGCCCCGCGGATCCGGCTGGTCGGGAATCTCGTCGGCGAAGCCGGGGCCGCGATCAACTCCCTTTCCCCGAACCGGATCCGGATCGGGGCGCGGGTGCAGGTCGTGTTCGGCGCGGACGGGCTTCCGCAGTGGGTTCTGGAGCGGCCATGA
- a CDS encoding enoyl-CoA hydratase/isomerase family protein — MTLGISVDKDTGVAVVTLDRPRKLNAIDLATAAELAAMWRELRFDGSVRAVVLTGAGERAFCTGLDRDAVVPQPDSPYMQDDPLLHIGPKANDLWKPVISAVSGMACGGAFYLLGESEFVIADRAAVFFDPHTTYGMVSAYESVLMAHRMPYGEVARMMLMGTAERISARRAYELGLVSELTAPGGALAAAVACASVIAGYPTEGVQGTVRALWAAKEAARAQAYAQAPPLIALGNLPTERQAELFAARGNGGFRTR; from the coding sequence ATGACGCTCGGCATCTCCGTCGACAAGGACACGGGCGTCGCCGTCGTCACCCTCGACCGGCCGCGCAAGCTCAACGCCATCGACCTCGCGACAGCCGCCGAACTGGCGGCGATGTGGCGGGAGTTGCGGTTCGACGGCTCCGTACGGGCCGTCGTCCTCACCGGGGCCGGGGAGCGCGCCTTCTGCACCGGCCTGGACCGGGACGCGGTCGTGCCGCAGCCCGACTCGCCGTACATGCAGGACGATCCGCTGCTGCACATCGGGCCGAAGGCCAACGACCTCTGGAAACCGGTGATCTCCGCCGTGTCCGGGATGGCCTGCGGCGGGGCCTTCTATCTGCTGGGCGAGAGCGAGTTCGTCATCGCCGACAGGGCCGCCGTGTTCTTCGACCCGCACACCACCTACGGCATGGTCAGCGCGTACGAGTCGGTGCTGATGGCACACCGGATGCCGTACGGCGAGGTCGCGCGGATGATGCTCATGGGGACGGCGGAGCGGATCTCGGCACGGCGGGCGTACGAGCTGGGGCTCGTGTCCGAACTCACCGCGCCCGGCGGGGCGTTGGCGGCCGCCGTGGCCTGTGCGAGCGTCATCGCCGGGTATCCGACGGAGGGTGTCCAGGGCACCGTACGGGCGTTGTGGGCGGCGAAGGAGGCGGCGCGGGCGCAGGCCTATGCGCAGGCGCCGCCGCTCATCGCGCTCGGGAATCTGCCGACGGAGCGGCAGGCGGAGCTGTTCGCCGCCCGTGGGAACGGCGGCTTCCGGACCCGGTGA
- a CDS encoding serine/threonine-protein kinase: protein MVDQLTQHDPRRIGPFEVLGRLGAGGMGLVYLARSASGRRVAIKTVRTELAEDQLFRVRFTREVEAARAVSGFYTAAVVDADPRAAVPWLATAYVPAPSLEEIVNECGPMPAQAVRWLAAGVAEALQSIHGAGLVHRDLKPSNVLVVEDGPRVIDFGIASGVSNTRLTMTNVAVGTPAYMSPEQAKDSRSVTGASDVFSLGSMLVFAATGHPPFHGANPVETVFMLLREGPDLTGLPDELRPLIESCMQMEATGRPNPADLQAQLAPHLFGSGSDDSGTASAWLPERAVGLIETRRGGRPALKPAPTAGRSGGGRVAVPPPPSHDPVVPVPVGAPDTGPVRLAGAPVPIGPGPRVADARAAAVKAPPPEAGLVASWSRPRPGVNGTDAAVGPAVPVPPPLPPETASGWRPWRFRMSNDVWGTPTVAGDLVYVTSFEVHALDVQTGRRSFKTRDVAWSMAVADGRIHASDGPTLFALDAREGGDLWRLSTDAWVYSLKAERGTVLTGTRGGGVQAWEASTGQQLWQLTGAQTDFESPEAGPALHDGTVYVWQDARLRALDARTGEERWAYPIGDAASCGGVPVRITPAPDGQVYVAAGTRVLSVEVASGRVRWHFEAPAVFLCPPTFAPGPAVTGGGIYLADYLGTVYALDAADGRDRWRIATESRASIEPVLVAAGHVHVGSGKGLYTLDAVTGTPKWRFQAGGDIVGAPAVAEGRIHFGSTDHLLYTLKADDGRLRWKLATGGEITGAPVVRDGVVYACSKDRCVYALDAEKGTGTARTA, encoded by the coding sequence GTGGTGGATCAGCTGACGCAGCACGATCCGCGGCGGATCGGGCCGTTCGAGGTGCTCGGACGGCTGGGCGCGGGCGGCATGGGGCTGGTCTATCTCGCGCGCTCGGCGTCCGGCCGGCGGGTGGCGATCAAGACCGTGCGGACGGAACTCGCCGAGGACCAGTTGTTCCGGGTCCGTTTCACGCGCGAGGTCGAGGCCGCGCGCGCGGTCTCCGGTTTTTATACGGCTGCCGTGGTCGACGCCGATCCGCGTGCCGCCGTGCCGTGGCTGGCCACCGCGTACGTGCCCGCGCCCTCCCTCGAAGAGATAGTGAACGAATGCGGGCCGATGCCGGCCCAGGCGGTGCGCTGGCTCGCGGCGGGGGTCGCGGAGGCGCTGCAGTCCATTCACGGGGCGGGTCTCGTCCACCGTGACCTCAAACCGTCGAACGTGCTCGTGGTCGAGGACGGGCCGCGGGTCATCGACTTCGGTATCGCCTCCGGCGTGTCGAACACCCGTTTGACGATGACGAACGTGGCGGTGGGTACCCCCGCCTACATGTCCCCCGAGCAGGCCAAGGACTCCCGCAGCGTCACCGGCGCGAGCGACGTGTTCTCGCTCGGCTCGATGCTCGTGTTCGCCGCCACCGGACACCCCCCGTTCCACGGCGCCAACCCGGTCGAGACCGTCTTCATGCTGCTGCGCGAGGGCCCCGACCTCACCGGCCTCCCGGACGAACTGCGCCCCCTCATCGAGTCCTGCATGCAGATGGAGGCCACCGGCCGGCCGAATCCGGCCGACCTCCAGGCCCAGCTCGCGCCCCATCTCTTCGGCTCCGGCTCCGACGACAGCGGTACGGCCTCGGCCTGGCTGCCCGAGCGCGCGGTGGGCCTGATCGAGACCCGGCGCGGCGGACGCCCGGCCCTGAAACCGGCGCCCACCGCCGGCCGCAGCGGTGGCGGGCGCGTGGCCGTACCGCCGCCGCCCTCCCACGATCCCGTCGTGCCGGTCCCGGTCGGCGCCCCCGACACCGGGCCCGTACGGCTGGCCGGCGCCCCGGTCCCGATCGGCCCCGGTCCCCGGGTCGCCGACGCCCGCGCCGCCGCCGTCAAGGCACCCCCTCCGGAGGCCGGCCTGGTCGCCTCCTGGTCCCGGCCCCGGCCCGGCGTCAACGGCACCGACGCCGCCGTAGGACCCGCCGTACCCGTACCGCCCCCGCTGCCCCCGGAGACCGCCTCCGGCTGGCGCCCCTGGCGGTTCCGCATGTCTAACGACGTCTGGGGCACCCCGACCGTCGCCGGCGACCTGGTCTACGTCACCTCCTTCGAGGTGCACGCGCTCGACGTGCAGACCGGCCGCCGTTCCTTCAAGACCCGGGACGTCGCCTGGTCGATGGCGGTCGCGGACGGCCGTATCCACGCCTCGGACGGCCCCACCCTCTTCGCCCTGGACGCCCGTGAGGGCGGCGACCTGTGGCGGTTGTCCACCGATGCCTGGGTGTACTCCCTCAAGGCCGAGCGCGGCACCGTCCTCACCGGGACGCGCGGCGGCGGAGTGCAGGCATGGGAGGCGTCCACCGGGCAGCAGCTCTGGCAGTTGACCGGCGCGCAGACCGACTTCGAGTCCCCGGAGGCGGGCCCGGCGCTGCACGACGGCACCGTGTACGTGTGGCAGGACGCCCGGCTGCGCGCCCTGGACGCCCGGACGGGTGAGGAGCGCTGGGCCTACCCGATCGGCGACGCGGCCTCCTGCGGCGGCGTACCCGTACGGATCACCCCCGCCCCGGACGGCCAGGTGTACGTCGCCGCCGGCACCCGCGTGCTGTCCGTCGAGGTGGCGAGCGGCCGGGTCCGCTGGCACTTCGAGGCCCCCGCGGTGTTCCTCTGCCCGCCCACCTTCGCCCCCGGCCCCGCGGTCACCGGCGGCGGCATCTACCTCGCCGACTACCTCGGCACGGTCTACGCCCTCGACGCCGCCGACGGCCGCGACCGCTGGCGCATCGCGACCGAGTCCCGGGCCTCGATCGAACCGGTCCTGGTCGCCGCGGGACACGTCCACGTCGGCAGCGGCAAGGGCCTCTACACGCTCGACGCGGTCACCGGCACCCCCAAGTGGCGCTTCCAGGCGGGCGGCGACATCGTGGGCGCCCCCGCGGTCGCCGAGGGCCGGATCCACTTCGGCTCCACCGACCACCTCCTCTACACCCTCAAGGCCGACGACGGCCGGCTGCGCTGGAAGCTCGCGACCGGCGGCGAGATCACCGGAGCGCCGGTGGTGCGAGACGGCGTCGTGTACGCGTGCAGCAAGGACCGCTGTGTGTACGCCCTCGACGCGGAGAAGGGGACGGGCACCGCAAGGACCGCGTGA
- a CDS encoding VOC family protein, with product MAENRASAYGEGVPCWVDAQLPDLAAGRRFYGELFGWTFEEAYGGSVWARKDGEAVAALAHKADGRMPTVWTVYFATPDVVRLTARIRAAGGQVVTAPVSVGELGTAALAADPEGAVFGLWQAARHPGFGTRHKAGTFGWAELYARETDIANTFYGGLFTDALFGPEAAPDFGRAPVSDVFPVEMPPHFLVHFRVEDIAAVLGAVRRLGGRVQVPPFETSYGNVAVVTDNQGASFALLQR from the coding sequence ATGGCCGAAAACAGGGCATCCGCGTACGGAGAGGGCGTCCCCTGCTGGGTGGACGCGCAGCTTCCGGACCTGGCGGCGGGCAGGCGGTTCTACGGTGAGCTCTTCGGGTGGACCTTCGAGGAGGCGTACGGCGGCTCCGTATGGGCCCGCAAGGACGGCGAGGCCGTCGCGGCGCTCGCCCACAAGGCGGACGGGCGGATGCCGACCGTGTGGACGGTGTACTTCGCGACGCCGGACGTGGTGCGGCTGACCGCGCGGATCCGGGCGGCCGGCGGGCAGGTCGTGACGGCGCCGGTTTCCGTGGGGGAACTGGGCACGGCCGCCCTCGCCGCGGATCCGGAGGGTGCCGTCTTCGGGCTGTGGCAGGCGGCCCGCCATCCCGGTTTCGGCACCCGGCACAAGGCGGGCACCTTCGGCTGGGCCGAGCTGTATGCCCGCGAAACGGACATCGCCAACACGTTCTACGGCGGACTTTTCACAGACGCCCTGTTCGGGCCGGAGGCCGCTCCCGACTTCGGGCGCGCGCCCGTCTCCGACGTCTTCCCGGTGGAGATGCCGCCGCATTTCCTCGTGCACTTCCGGGTCGAGGACATCGCCGCTGTTCTGGGGGCCGTGCGGCGGCTCGGCGGACGGGTCCAGGTCCCGCCCTTCGAGACGTCGTACGGGAATGTGGCGGTCGTCACGGACAATCAAGGGGCGTCGTTCGCGCTGCTGCAACGCTGA
- a CDS encoding TetR family transcriptional regulator has product MRTVDGRVAGRRGQATRQKLLDCLSEMLSSSPYRDVKVIDVARKAGTSPATFYQYFPDVEGAVLEIAEQMATEGGQLTELLAGRSWVGKAGWQTSQELVDGFLEFWRRNDAILRVVDLGAAEGDKRFYKIRMKILNSVNNSLSDAVAELQAKGKVDKDVNPAAVAGSLVAMLAAVASHQKGFQTWGVKQAELKPNLALLVHLGVTGRKPTK; this is encoded by the coding sequence GTGCGTACCGTCGACGGCCGCGTGGCCGGCCGGCGTGGGCAGGCGACCCGGCAGAAGCTGCTCGACTGCCTGAGCGAGATGCTGAGCTCTTCCCCTTACCGGGACGTCAAAGTCATCGATGTCGCCCGGAAGGCGGGTACTTCGCCCGCGACCTTCTACCAGTACTTCCCGGACGTCGAAGGCGCCGTCCTGGAGATCGCCGAGCAAATGGCCACGGAGGGCGGTCAGTTGACCGAACTGCTCGCCGGCCGGTCATGGGTCGGCAAGGCCGGCTGGCAGACCTCGCAGGAACTCGTGGACGGTTTCCTGGAGTTCTGGCGCCGGAACGACGCGATCCTGCGGGTCGTCGACCTCGGAGCGGCCGAGGGCGACAAACGCTTCTACAAGATCCGCATGAAGATCCTCAACTCCGTGAACAACTCCCTCTCGGACGCGGTCGCCGAGTTGCAGGCCAAGGGCAAGGTCGACAAGGACGTGAACCCGGCGGCGGTCGCCGGTTCACTGGTCGCGATGCTCGCGGCCGTCGCCTCGCACCAGAAGGGTTTCCAGACGTGGGGCGTCAAGCAGGCTGAACTCAAGCCGAACCTGGCGCTGTTGGTCCACCTGGGCGTGACCGGCAGGAAGCCCACGAAGTAG
- a CDS encoding nitroreductase family deazaflavin-dependent oxidoreductase, which translates to MIGVRAVQKVSSTRAFARIAPHVIPGLDRAVHRLTRGKVLLSAQMLPGVILTSTGARSGQPRRSPLACMPVADGWILVGSNFGRTGNPAWTHNLLAHPDAEISWKGEEIPVTARLLAGEERAEVWRAALVFWPPYATYQRRVEREIRLFRITRRAGGGPPE; encoded by the coding sequence GTGATCGGTGTGCGCGCGGTGCAGAAGGTGTCGTCGACAAGGGCGTTCGCGCGTATCGCCCCGCATGTCATCCCCGGCCTCGACCGGGCCGTGCACCGGCTCACGCGCGGGAAGGTGCTGCTCAGCGCGCAGATGCTGCCGGGGGTGATCCTGACCTCGACCGGTGCGCGGAGCGGACAGCCGCGCCGCAGCCCCCTCGCCTGTATGCCGGTGGCGGACGGCTGGATTCTCGTCGGGTCCAACTTCGGCCGTACCGGCAACCCCGCCTGGACGCACAATCTCCTCGCTCATCCCGATGCCGAGATCAGTTGGAAGGGCGAGGAAATCCCGGTCACCGCCCGGCTGTTGGCGGGGGAGGAGCGGGCGGAGGTGTGGCGGGCGGCGCTCGTGTTCTGGCCGCCGTACGCGACCTATCAGCGGCGGGTGGAGCGGGAGATCCGCTTGTTCCGGATCACACGCAGGGCAGGCGGTGGTCCACCGGAGTGA
- a CDS encoding acyl-CoA dehydrogenase family protein: MDASFTAEQDEIRRTLRELLTKRCGPAALRAAVDSPTGHDPALWAALAERLGLPGLALPESYDGVGASSTELALGCEELGRFLAPSPLLATAVLVAPLVLGLGTESQRARLLPRIAAGSLTAALAVPGPALTTALALTGTNGGEWAGGGRAGGVQARQEGDNGWRLYGQVAQVLDGHSADVLLVAAHAGGFARSRTLLFLVAGDADGLVRVRQTALDATRPQARLELRDVEGELLGVDDSPRLLRELSALGDSAATVLAAEAVGAADRALERTVQHVKQREQFGRAIGSFQAVKHRLADVYVQVQAAKSAVYYAAWAIGNGERVGGLALAQALEALRGAAAEGIQLHGGIGFTWEHEAHLYFKRAAGDELLFGPVHRLRAHAAEGAHLFEIESREVTV; the protein is encoded by the coding sequence ATGGACGCCAGCTTCACCGCCGAGCAGGACGAGATCCGCCGTACCCTCCGCGAACTCCTCACCAAGCGCTGCGGACCGGCCGCACTCCGTGCCGCCGTCGACAGCCCGACCGGGCACGACCCCGCGCTGTGGGCCGCGCTGGCCGAGCGGCTGGGGCTGCCGGGGCTCGCGCTCCCGGAGTCGTACGACGGTGTCGGTGCCTCGTCCACCGAACTCGCCCTGGGGTGTGAGGAGTTGGGCCGCTTCCTCGCGCCCTCCCCGCTGCTCGCCACCGCCGTGCTCGTCGCCCCGCTCGTCCTCGGACTCGGCACCGAGAGCCAGCGCGCCCGGCTGCTGCCCCGGATCGCCGCCGGTTCCCTGACCGCCGCCCTCGCCGTGCCCGGCCCCGCTCTCACCACCGCCCTCGCCCTCACCGGCACCAACGGCGGGGAGTGGGCGGGGGGCGGGCGCGCGGGCGGGGTGCAGGCCAGGCAGGAGGGGGACAACGGGTGGCGGTTGTACGGGCAGGTCGCTCAGGTGCTCGACGGGCACAGTGCCGACGTGCTGCTCGTCGCCGCCCATGCCGGGGGGTTCGCCCGGTCGCGGACTCTGCTGTTTCTCGTGGCGGGGGACGCGGACGGGCTGGTGCGGGTACGGCAGACCGCCCTGGACGCGACCCGGCCGCAGGCTCGGCTCGAACTGCGGGACGTGGAAGGGGAGTTGCTGGGTGTCGATGACAGTCCGCGGCTGCTGCGAGAGCTCTCCGCGCTCGGCGATTCCGCCGCCACCGTGCTCGCCGCCGAAGCCGTCGGGGCCGCCGACCGGGCCTTGGAGCGGACAGTCCAACACGTCAAGCAGCGCGAGCAGTTCGGGCGCGCGATCGGGTCGTTCCAGGCGGTGAAGCACCGGCTGGCCGATGTGTATGTGCAGGTGCAGGCGGCCAAGTCGGCCGTCTACTACGCCGCTTGGGCGATCGGCAACGGGGAACGGGTGGGCGGGCTCGCCCTCGCGCAGGCGCTGGAGGCCCTGCGCGGGGCCGCCGCCGAGGGGATCCAACTGCACGGCGGGATCGGGTTCACCTGGGAACACGAGGCCCACCTCTACTTCAAGCGTGCCGCTGGCGACGAACTGCTTTTCGGGCCGGTACACCGGCTGCGGGCACATGCCGCCGAGGGCGCGCACCTCTTCGAGATCGAGAGCCGCGAGGTGACGGTGTGA
- a CDS encoding thiolase C-terminal domain-containing protein, whose protein sequence is MPVGSRKVAVVGVALSDCGRVDDTTPYALHAQAARRALADAGLGREVVDGFASAGLGTLPPVEVAEYLGLRPTWVDSTSVGGSTWEVMAAHAADAIAAGHANAVLLVYGSTARADIKAGRRTGNLSFGARGPLQFEVPYGHTLIAKYAMAARRHMLEFGTTIEQLAEVAVQARANAALNPEAMFRTPVTVDEVLSGPMIADPFTKLHCCIRSDGGAAVLLAAEEYVRDCRTAPVWVLGTGEHVSHASMSEWPDFTVSPAAVSGRLAFERAGVGPEEMDFAQIYDAFTYMTLVTLEDLGFCAKGEGGAFVEKGRLRVAGGELPVNTDGGGLSAQHPGMRGLFLLVEAVRQLRGEAGARQVTGADGELPRLGVASGTGGWFCSSGTVVLGRD, encoded by the coding sequence ATGCCAGTGGGGAGCCGCAAGGTCGCCGTGGTGGGCGTGGCGCTGTCCGACTGCGGACGCGTGGACGACACGACCCCCTACGCTCTGCACGCCCAGGCGGCCCGCCGCGCACTGGCGGACGCGGGCCTGGGCAGGGAGGTGGTGGACGGCTTCGCGTCGGCGGGCCTGGGCACACTGCCCCCGGTCGAGGTGGCCGAATACCTGGGCCTGCGCCCGACATGGGTCGACTCCACCTCCGTCGGCGGCTCGACCTGGGAGGTCATGGCGGCCCACGCGGCGGACGCGATAGCGGCGGGCCACGCGAACGCCGTGCTGCTGGTCTACGGCTCGACGGCCCGGGCCGACATCAAGGCGGGCCGCCGCACCGGCAACCTCTCCTTCGGCGCGCGGGGCCCCCTCCAGTTCGAAGTCCCCTACGGCCACACGCTGATCGCCAAGTACGCGATGGCCGCGCGCCGCCACATGCTCGAATTCGGCACGACGATCGAGCAGTTGGCGGAGGTGGCGGTACAGGCCCGTGCGAACGCGGCACTCAACCCCGAGGCGATGTTCCGCACCCCGGTCACGGTGGACGAGGTCCTCTCCGGCCCGATGATCGCGGACCCCTTCACCAAACTCCACTGCTGCATACGGTCCGACGGCGGCGCGGCGGTCCTGCTGGCGGCCGAGGAGTACGTACGGGACTGCCGTACGGCACCGGTGTGGGTGCTCGGCACCGGAGAGCATGTGTCACACGCCTCGATGTCCGAGTGGCCGGACTTCACGGTGTCACCGGCGGCGGTGAGCGGGCGACTGGCCTTCGAACGGGCGGGAGTCGGCCCCGAGGAGATGGACTTCGCGCAGATCTACGACGCGTTCACCTACATGACGTTGGTGACGCTGGAGGACCTGGGCTTCTGCGCGAAGGGCGAGGGGGGCGCCTTCGTGGAGAAGGGCCGCTTGCGGGTGGCGGGCGGCGAGTTGCCGGTGAACACGGACGGGGGCGGCCTGTCGGCCCAACACCCCGGAATGCGGGGCCTGTTCCTGCTGGTGGAGGCGGTACGGCAGTTGCGCGGCGAGGCCGGGGCCCGTCAAGTGACCGGCGCGGACGGGGAGTTGCCCCGACTCGGAGTCGCCTCCGGGACGGGCGGCTGGTTCTGCTCCTCCGGGACGGTGGTGCTGGGCCGGGACTGA
- a CDS encoding acyltransferase family protein — MEIRRPVGTPVRRQVLGLDGLRGLAALYVVLFHCWLYTFPGYPDSSAPGWLDVLMFGRIAVVFFLVLSGFSLAISPARHGWRSGGIGEFLRRRAWRILPPYWAALAISLVVSLYVVPASHYGPPDGSSLLVYGLVLQDMFFAPTPNGAFWSIGVEAELYLLFPLILLVRRRFSAAAVVACVTLPVVLFGLLATDANPVEGDNWLAPHLAPVFVAGVVGAGIVVASERVRRLPWGWFAVAAAAPVLALGFLKGNVWTVHHYFWVDLAIAPSMAMLLAAVAGGRPAPLVRLLITRPLQALGNFSYSLYLIHLPVVLVVVRRVAPHFVAPGMSTFCFTLAVGLPVSVLGAWLFAEIFEMPFKRNRSWKSLTGALGRSGPRTQSRPSTTVPEEQNQPPVPEATPSRGNSPSAPVT, encoded by the coding sequence GTGGAGATCCGTCGTCCGGTCGGAACACCCGTCCGGCGGCAAGTGCTCGGCCTGGACGGACTGCGCGGGCTGGCCGCCCTGTACGTGGTGCTGTTCCACTGCTGGCTGTACACCTTCCCGGGCTATCCCGACAGTTCGGCGCCCGGATGGCTGGACGTGCTGATGTTCGGCCGTATCGCCGTCGTCTTCTTCCTGGTGCTGTCCGGGTTCTCCCTGGCGATCTCCCCGGCGCGGCACGGCTGGCGGTCGGGCGGCATCGGCGAGTTCCTGCGCCGCCGCGCCTGGCGCATCCTGCCGCCGTACTGGGCGGCGTTGGCCATCAGCCTGGTCGTCTCGCTGTATGTGGTGCCGGCCTCGCACTACGGACCGCCGGATGGGTCGTCGCTTCTCGTCTACGGCCTTGTCCTTCAGGACATGTTCTTCGCCCCGACGCCGAACGGAGCGTTCTGGTCGATCGGCGTGGAGGCCGAACTGTATCTCCTCTTCCCGCTGATCCTTCTCGTCCGGCGGCGGTTCAGCGCGGCTGCCGTGGTCGCGTGCGTGACGCTTCCGGTGGTCCTCTTCGGGCTGCTGGCCACCGACGCGAACCCGGTGGAGGGCGACAACTGGCTCGCCCCGCATCTCGCCCCCGTCTTCGTCGCGGGAGTGGTCGGCGCGGGGATCGTGGTCGCGTCGGAGCGGGTCCGGCGGCTGCCGTGGGGATGGTTCGCCGTGGCCGCCGCCGCGCCTGTGCTCGCTCTCGGGTTCCTTAAGGGGAACGTCTGGACCGTGCACCACTACTTCTGGGTGGATCTCGCCATCGCCCCCTCGATGGCCATGCTGCTGGCCGCGGTGGCCGGCGGGCGGCCCGCCCCGCTCGTACGGCTGTTGATCACGCGGCCGCTTCAGGCTCTCGGGAACTTCTCCTACAGCCTCTATCTGATCCATCTCCCGGTCGTCCTGGTCGTCGTGCGTCGCGTGGCCCCGCACTTCGTCGCGCCGGGGATGTCCACGTTCTGTTTCACCCTCGCCGTGGGCCTGCCCGTTTCGGTGCTCGGCGCCTGGCTGTTCGCCGAGATCTTCGAAATGCCCTTCAAGCGGAACCGGTCCTGGAAGTCCCTCACCGGCGCACTCGGCCGTTCGGGTCCTCGGACTCAGTCCCGGCCCAGCACCACCGTCCCGGAGGAGCAGAACCAGCCGCCCGTCCCGGAGGCGACTCCGAGTCGGGGCAACTCCCCGTCCGCGCCGGTCACTTGA